A genomic window from Streptomyces sp. WMMC940 includes:
- a CDS encoding HTTM domain-containing protein, translated as MTQPLDRRLAAAVQRVTSTALGPYQSAIVRIGFSLTWLLFLLREFPHRRELYGPDGPWGWDMAQQLIAENHAFTALMWSDSAVWFETVYAVAVLSAVLLLLGWRTRAMSVVFMVGVLSLQNRSIFMGDGGDNVIHLMAIYLVFTRCGQVWSLDARRARRTTDTADRAPDRWGPALWVVLGLLLLLGSLTHRTGGEWWLALLLWGLWGCQGVWWAVNRRAPHGEPRTLLDVLANLAHNAALVVIMAEVCLIYATAGWYKIQGSRWQDGSALYYPLKLDYFTPWPALSDVLANSGLMVMVLTYGTVMVQVAFPFTLFNRKVKNVLLVAMMLEHAGIALLLGLPFFSLAMIAADAVFLPTSFLRRLGGWVAGARDRVLRRAVRIPEQRATPEEQATRTLVG; from the coding sequence GTGACCCAGCCACTCGACCGCCGACTCGCCGCCGCCGTCCAGCGAGTGACCTCCACGGCCCTCGGCCCGTACCAGAGTGCGATCGTCCGTATCGGCTTCTCCCTGACCTGGCTGCTGTTCCTGCTGCGCGAGTTCCCGCACCGCCGCGAGCTGTACGGCCCGGACGGCCCCTGGGGCTGGGACATGGCCCAGCAGCTGATCGCCGAGAACCACGCGTTCACCGCGCTCATGTGGTCGGACAGCGCCGTCTGGTTCGAGACCGTGTACGCCGTCGCGGTGCTGTCCGCCGTGCTGCTGCTGCTCGGCTGGCGCACCCGCGCCATGTCGGTGGTCTTCATGGTCGGCGTGCTGTCGCTGCAGAACCGGTCCATCTTCATGGGCGACGGCGGCGACAACGTGATCCACCTGATGGCGATCTATCTCGTGTTCACCCGCTGCGGCCAGGTCTGGTCCCTGGACGCCCGGCGGGCGCGGCGCACGACGGACACCGCGGACCGGGCGCCGGACCGCTGGGGGCCGGCGCTCTGGGTGGTGCTCGGACTGCTGCTCCTCCTCGGGTCGCTCACGCACCGGACCGGCGGGGAGTGGTGGCTGGCCCTCCTGCTCTGGGGCCTGTGGGGCTGCCAGGGCGTGTGGTGGGCGGTGAACCGCCGCGCGCCGCACGGCGAGCCCCGCACCCTGCTCGACGTCCTCGCCAACCTCGCCCACAACGCCGCCCTCGTGGTGATCATGGCGGAGGTCTGCCTGATCTACGCCACGGCCGGCTGGTACAAGATCCAGGGCTCCCGGTGGCAGGACGGCAGCGCGCTGTACTACCCGCTCAAGCTCGACTACTTCACGCCCTGGCCCGCGCTCTCCGACGTCCTCGCCAACAGCGGGCTGATGGTGATGGTGCTGACCTACGGCACGGTGATGGTGCAGGTCGCGTTCCCCTTCACGCTGTTCAACCGCAAGGTCAAGAACGTCCTGCTGGTGGCGATGATGCTGGAGCACGCCGGCATCGCCCTCCTGCTCGGACTGCCCTTCTTCTCCCTCGCGATGATCGCCGCCGACGCCGTCTTCCTGCCCACCTCCTTCCTGCGCCGGCTCGGCGGCTGGGTGGCCGGCGCCCGGGACCGGGTGCTGCGGCGGGCGGTACGGATCCCCGAGCAGCGCGCTACGCCGGAGGAGCAGGCCACCCGCACCCTCGTCGGGTGA
- the paaB gene encoding 1,2-phenylacetyl-CoA epoxidase subunit PaaB, protein MSSSTDWPLWEVFVRSRRGLSHTHAGSLHAPDAEMALRNARDLYTRRNEGVSIWVVPSTAITASSPDEKDPFFEPSADKPYRHPTFYEIPEGVKHL, encoded by the coding sequence ATGAGCAGCTCGACGGACTGGCCGCTGTGGGAGGTCTTCGTGCGCTCGCGCCGCGGCCTGTCCCACACCCACGCCGGCAGCCTGCACGCGCCCGACGCCGAGATGGCCCTGCGCAACGCCCGCGACCTCTACACCCGGCGCAACGAGGGCGTGTCGATCTGGGTGGTTCCTTCCACGGCGATCACCGCCTCCTCGCCCGACGAGAAGGACCCCTTCTTCGAGCCCTCCGCCGACAAGCCCTACCGCCACCCGACCTTCTACGAGATCCCGGAGGGGGTGAAGCACCTGTGA
- a CDS encoding J domain-containing protein yields the protein MTQDAPGGPATRNEDEQDDHRVDDQNVKDARAAQEPPGVDGVREDAAEEPERPEARLEKAVRAAEQALIEFEIAVETFRVEVENFSRLHHQKLGPMYSRLDELDALIAEARAARSGDPEDLRKAREARAIVMPMPGVEELFHSWIDSEGLSAEAAAMLTDRPVQPPKRVRPTDEARRLYRELARKAHPDLAQEDKERARRDEFITRVNAAYGRGDEALLRELTREWEAGPAPEEARLGEAEELYARLEWLARRKELLTAVAQELEESAIGAMLRMAPDDPDRLLEEIAEQLLAQVAEREAELAGLVQ from the coding sequence GTGACCCAGGACGCTCCCGGGGGCCCGGCCACCCGGAACGAGGACGAGCAGGACGACCACCGCGTGGACGATCAGAACGTGAAGGACGCTCGGGCGGCGCAGGAGCCGCCCGGTGTCGACGGTGTGCGCGAGGACGCCGCGGAGGAGCCCGAGCGCCCCGAGGCACGGCTGGAGAAGGCCGTACGCGCCGCGGAGCAGGCCCTGATCGAGTTCGAGATCGCGGTCGAGACCTTCCGGGTCGAGGTGGAGAACTTCTCCCGGCTGCACCACCAGAAGCTCGGGCCGATGTACTCGCGTCTGGACGAACTGGACGCGCTGATCGCCGAGGCGCGGGCGGCTCGCAGCGGAGACCCGGAGGATCTGCGCAAGGCCCGGGAGGCCCGGGCGATCGTGATGCCGATGCCCGGCGTCGAGGAGCTCTTCCACAGCTGGATCGACTCCGAGGGGCTGTCAGCCGAGGCCGCGGCCATGCTCACCGACCGGCCCGTGCAGCCTCCCAAGCGGGTGCGGCCCACGGACGAGGCCCGCAGGCTCTACCGCGAGCTCGCACGCAAGGCCCACCCCGATCTCGCCCAGGAGGACAAGGAGCGGGCGCGCCGGGATGAGTTCATCACCCGGGTCAACGCCGCGTACGGGCGCGGTGACGAGGCGCTGCTGCGGGAGCTGACCCGGGAGTGGGAGGCGGGGCCCGCGCCCGAGGAGGCACGGCTCGGCGAGGCCGAGGAGCTCTACGCCCGCCTCGAGTGGCTCGCGCGACGCAAGGAACTGCTGACCGCGGTCGCCCAGGAACTGGAGGAGAGCGCGATCGGCGCGATGCTGCGGATGGCGCCGGACGACCCCGACCGGCTGCTCGAGGAGATCGCGGAGCAGCTGCTGGCCCAGGTCGCGGAGCGAGAGGCCGAGCTTGCCGGGCTGGTGCAGTAG
- a CDS encoding acyl-CoA dehydrogenase family protein has protein sequence MDFTFNEEQQAAAEAARAVFADVAPDTVPSPALTAGAVAEDIDRALWARLAAADLLSLLLGPEHGGAGLDPLALCLVLRESARVLARVPLLETGAVSAAVGRFGGSECASRLLPRVGRGELVLTAGASGRTGHDPAELAVTARRAPGGDSWLIDGVQTAVPWAQCADVIAVPAHAEDCRAVIALVPRIREGVSLAGQVSTSGELFAEVRLDGVRIDGGDVIAAEGAWEWLRDLLTTGTCALALGLGERVLSMTSDYTGKREQFGFPIATFQAVAVQAADRYIDLRAMEATLMQAAWRLGAPAGRSATRGGPLPVAGDVAVAKIWASEGVRRVVQTAQHLHGGFGADTDYALHRYHAWAKQLELSLGPAAAHEEALGDMLAAHPLG, from the coding sequence GTGGACTTCACCTTCAACGAGGAGCAGCAAGCGGCAGCCGAAGCGGCCAGGGCGGTCTTCGCGGACGTCGCTCCCGACACGGTACCGAGTCCCGCCCTCACCGCGGGTGCCGTGGCGGAGGACATCGACCGCGCGCTGTGGGCCAGGCTGGCCGCAGCGGATCTGCTGAGCCTGCTCCTCGGTCCCGAGCACGGCGGTGCCGGCCTGGATCCCCTCGCGCTCTGCCTGGTCCTGCGTGAATCGGCGAGAGTGCTGGCTCGGGTGCCGTTGCTGGAGACCGGCGCGGTCTCGGCCGCCGTCGGGCGGTTCGGGGGCTCCGAGTGCGCGTCGCGGCTGCTTCCACGGGTCGGCCGCGGCGAGCTCGTACTGACGGCCGGCGCCAGTGGGCGCACCGGTCACGACCCCGCCGAGCTCGCCGTCACCGCGCGCCGCGCTCCCGGCGGGGACTCCTGGCTCATCGACGGGGTACAGACCGCCGTGCCATGGGCCCAGTGCGCGGACGTCATCGCCGTGCCCGCGCACGCCGAGGACTGCCGAGCCGTGATCGCCCTGGTCCCCCGGATCCGGGAAGGAGTGTCACTCGCCGGGCAGGTCTCCACCAGCGGAGAACTGTTCGCCGAGGTGCGGCTCGACGGCGTGCGGATCGACGGCGGCGATGTGATCGCCGCCGAGGGCGCCTGGGAGTGGCTGCGCGACCTGCTGACCACCGGCACCTGTGCGCTGGCCCTCGGCCTCGGGGAACGTGTGCTGTCCATGACCAGCGATTACACGGGGAAGCGCGAGCAGTTCGGTTTCCCCATCGCCACCTTCCAGGCCGTGGCCGTGCAGGCTGCCGACCGGTACATCGACCTGCGGGCGATGGAGGCGACGCTCATGCAGGCGGCCTGGCGGCTCGGCGCACCCGCTGGCCGGAGCGCAACCCGGGGCGGCCCCCTGCCCGTGGCCGGTGATGTGGCTGTGGCGAAGATCTGGGCGTCCGAGGGGGTCCGTCGAGTCGTCCAGACCGCACAGCACCTGCACGGTGGATTCGGCGCCGACACCGACTACGCGCTGCACCGGTACCACGCCTGGGCCAAGCAGCTGGAGCTGTCCCTCGGGCCGGCCGCGGCTCACGAGGAGGCCCTGGGGGACATGCTCGCGGCGCACCCGCTCGGCTGA
- the paaC gene encoding 1,2-phenylacetyl-CoA epoxidase subunit PaaC — translation MTAALALGDDALVLSHRLGEWAGHAPVLEEEVALANIALDLLGQARTLLSLVGDEDELAYLREERAFRNLQLVEQPNGDFAHTIARQLYFSTYQRLLYGQLAAGDSEFSGLAAKAVKEVAYHQDHAEQWTLRLGDGTAESHERMQRACDALWRFTGEMFQPVEGLDVDREALRSAWLESVTTVLKRATLTVPDTADTGAWAAGAGRQGLHTEPFGRMLAEMQHLHRSHPGASW, via the coding sequence GTGACCGCCGCACTCGCCCTGGGCGACGACGCGCTGGTGCTCTCACACCGGCTGGGGGAGTGGGCCGGTCACGCCCCGGTCCTCGAGGAAGAGGTCGCCCTGGCCAATATCGCGCTGGACCTGCTGGGGCAGGCCCGGACGCTGCTCTCGCTCGTCGGCGACGAGGACGAGCTGGCCTATCTGCGCGAGGAGCGAGCCTTCCGAAACCTCCAGCTGGTGGAGCAGCCGAACGGCGACTTCGCACACACCATCGCCCGCCAGCTCTACTTCTCCACCTACCAGCGGCTGCTGTACGGGCAGCTGGCGGCGGGGGACAGCGAGTTCTCCGGGCTCGCCGCCAAGGCCGTCAAGGAGGTCGCCTACCACCAGGACCACGCGGAGCAGTGGACGCTGCGCCTGGGCGACGGCACCGCCGAGAGCCATGAGCGGATGCAGCGTGCCTGCGATGCCCTGTGGCGGTTCACCGGCGAGATGTTCCAGCCCGTCGAGGGCCTGGACGTGGACCGGGAGGCGCTGCGGTCGGCCTGGCTGGAGTCGGTCACGACCGTGCTCAAGCGGGCCACCCTGACCGTGCCCGACACCGCGGACACCGGTGCCTGGGCGGCCGGCGCGGGGCGCCAGGGGCTGCACACGGAACCGTTCGGACGGATGCTGGCCGAGATGCAGCATCTGCACCGGAGCCACCCGGGGGCGTCATGGTGA
- the paaA gene encoding 1,2-phenylacetyl-CoA epoxidase subunit PaaA: MTAVTAGTAAASTHQARFDAAVAADERIEPRDWMPDDYRASLVRQMAQHAHSEIIGMQPEANWITRAPSLRRKAILMAKVQDEAGHGLYLYSATETLGASRDELLGKLHSGRQKYSSIFNYPTLTWADVGAIGWLVDGAAITNQVPLCRCSYGPYARAMVRICKEESFHQRQGYELLLALSQGTPAQHEMAQDAVDRWWWPSLMMFGPPDDASAHSAQSMAWKIKRHSNDELRQRFVDICVPQAEALGLTLPDPDLRWNEERGHHDFGAIDWDEFWQVLKGNGPCNEQRISQRRKAHEDGAWVREAAAAHAAKRAFGRSGAPHESAASDGSGTESDEAQVEATA; encoded by the coding sequence ATGACGGCAGTGACAGCAGGGACGGCTGCGGCTTCGACGCACCAGGCGCGGTTCGACGCTGCCGTGGCCGCCGACGAGCGCATCGAACCCCGCGACTGGATGCCCGACGACTACCGCGCCTCGCTGGTCCGCCAGATGGCACAGCACGCGCACTCGGAGATCATCGGCATGCAGCCCGAGGCGAACTGGATCACACGCGCGCCCTCGTTGCGCCGCAAGGCCATTCTCATGGCCAAGGTCCAGGACGAGGCCGGCCACGGCCTGTACCTGTACAGCGCCACGGAGACGCTGGGTGCGAGCCGGGACGAGCTGCTCGGCAAGCTCCACTCGGGCCGCCAGAAGTACTCCTCGATCTTCAACTACCCGACGCTGACCTGGGCCGACGTCGGCGCGATCGGCTGGCTGGTCGATGGCGCCGCCATCACCAACCAGGTTCCGCTCTGCCGCTGCTCCTACGGTCCGTACGCCCGCGCGATGGTCCGGATCTGCAAGGAGGAGTCCTTCCACCAGCGCCAGGGGTACGAACTCCTCCTGGCCCTCTCCCAGGGCACGCCCGCACAGCACGAGATGGCCCAGGACGCGGTGGACCGCTGGTGGTGGCCGTCCCTGATGATGTTCGGCCCCCCGGACGACGCGTCGGCACACTCCGCACAGTCCATGGCCTGGAAGATCAAGCGACATTCCAACGACGAGCTGCGCCAGCGGTTCGTGGACATCTGCGTCCCACAGGCGGAGGCCCTGGGCCTGACCCTGCCGGACCCGGACCTGCGCTGGAACGAGGAGCGCGGTCACCACGACTTCGGCGCGATCGACTGGGACGAGTTCTGGCAGGTCCTCAAGGGCAACGGACCGTGCAACGAGCAGCGGATCTCACAGCGCCGCAAGGCCCACGAGGACGGCGCCTGGGTGCGCGAGGCAGCCGCGGCGCATGCCGCCAAGCGCGCCTTCGGCCGCTCCGGGGCGCCGCACGAGTCAGCAGCGTCGGACGGGTCGGGCACGGAGTCCGACGAGGCACAGGTGGAGGCGACGGCATGA
- a CDS encoding DUF2252 domain-containing protein: protein MSGTETVAYRRTAPAEARIPEVTGFARRVPGGVPDSPKRDGKALRLEVPRRSHATMVISMGRPDAVRAVEESSRGRVPGLTPIRVGRMAAAPFAFLRGSAGLMAHDLAGTPVTGVAAQICGDAHAGNFGLYGDARGSLVIDLNDFDETAVGPWEWDLKRLATSLVLAGREAGADEDVCRKAAFDVAGSYRRTMRLLAKLSVLDAWNAIADEELVSHADARDLVGTLERVSEKAKNNTSARFAAKSTEASEDGGRRFVDARPVLRRVSDAEAAAVATSLAGYLETVSEDRLPLLARYAIHDVAFRVVGTGSVGTRSYVVLLLDHRGEPLVLQVKEARPSVLVPHLAAAGFEVPAVPHEGRRVVMGQKRMQVVSDNLLGWTTVEGRPFQVRQFRNRKGSVDPAALAADHVDDYARMTGALLARAHAHSVDPRLVAGYCGKSEELDEAVAGFAVVYADRTEADHADLVAAVRSGRIAAELGV from the coding sequence ATGAGTGGGACCGAAACGGTGGCGTACCGGCGGACGGCGCCGGCCGAGGCGCGCATACCGGAGGTCACCGGTTTCGCCCGCCGTGTGCCGGGCGGTGTGCCGGACTCCCCCAAGCGGGACGGCAAGGCGCTGCGCCTGGAGGTGCCGCGTCGTTCCCACGCCACGATGGTGATTTCCATGGGGCGGCCCGACGCGGTGCGGGCCGTGGAGGAGTCCAGCCGGGGCAGGGTCCCCGGGCTCACGCCGATCCGCGTGGGAAGGATGGCGGCCGCCCCCTTCGCCTTCCTGCGCGGCTCCGCCGGGCTGATGGCCCATGACCTGGCGGGCACGCCGGTCACGGGTGTCGCGGCGCAGATCTGCGGCGACGCGCACGCGGGCAACTTCGGTCTGTACGGCGATGCGCGCGGCAGTCTCGTGATCGACCTCAACGACTTCGACGAGACCGCAGTCGGCCCCTGGGAGTGGGACCTCAAGCGGCTGGCCACCTCGCTCGTGCTCGCCGGCCGTGAGGCCGGCGCCGACGAGGACGTCTGCCGCAAGGCCGCGTTCGACGTGGCCGGGTCGTACCGGCGCACGATGCGGCTGCTGGCGAAGCTCTCGGTGCTGGACGCGTGGAACGCCATCGCGGACGAGGAGCTCGTCTCGCATGCCGACGCACGCGACCTGGTGGGCACGCTGGAGCGGGTCTCGGAGAAGGCCAAGAACAACACGAGCGCACGCTTCGCCGCCAAGTCGACCGAGGCGTCGGAGGACGGCGGCCGGCGCTTCGTGGACGCCAGGCCGGTGCTGCGCCGGGTCTCCGACGCGGAGGCCGCGGCCGTCGCCACGTCACTCGCCGGGTATCTGGAGACCGTCTCGGAGGACCGGCTGCCGCTGCTCGCGCGTTACGCGATCCACGATGTGGCCTTCCGGGTCGTCGGTACCGGCAGCGTGGGAACGCGGTCGTATGTGGTGCTGCTGCTGGACCACCGGGGTGAGCCGCTCGTGCTGCAGGTGAAGGAGGCACGGCCCTCCGTGCTGGTGCCGCATCTGGCCGCCGCCGGCTTCGAGGTCCCCGCGGTCCCGCACGAGGGGCGCCGTGTGGTGATGGGCCAGAAGCGGATGCAGGTGGTCAGCGACAACCTGCTGGGCTGGACGACGGTGGAGGGCCGCCCCTTCCAGGTGCGGCAGTTCCGCAACCGCAAGGGCAGCGTGGATCCCGCCGCCCTCGCGGCGGACCACGTGGACGACTACGCCCGTATGACGGGTGCGCTGCTGGCCAGGGCCCACGCGCACAGCGTCGATCCGCGGTTGGTCGCCGGCTACTGCGGCAAGAGCGAGGAGCTGGACGAGGCCGTGGCCGGCTTCGCGGTGGTCTACGCGGACCGGACCGAGGCCGATCACGCCGATCTGGTCGCCGCGGTCCGCAGCGGACGGATAGCCGCCGAACTGGGTGTGTGA
- the paaD gene encoding 1,2-phenylacetyl-CoA epoxidase subunit PaaD yields MVTGTDTALEAELRRLAGSVPDPELPVLTLEELGVLRGVQILGPGRVEVELTPTYTGCPAIEAMTSDIERVLHEHGVAEVSVVKVLSPAWSTDDISADGRRKLAEFGIAPPRPTAVDGPVPLTLTVRCPHCGSTDTELLSRFSSTACKALRRCVGCREPFDHFKEL; encoded by the coding sequence ATGGTGACCGGGACCGACACCGCTCTCGAGGCGGAGCTGCGCCGGCTGGCCGGCTCCGTGCCCGACCCCGAGCTGCCGGTGCTGACCTTGGAGGAACTCGGTGTCCTGCGCGGAGTGCAGATCCTCGGCCCGGGCAGGGTCGAGGTCGAGCTGACCCCCACCTACACCGGCTGCCCCGCCATCGAGGCGATGACCTCCGACATCGAGCGGGTGCTGCACGAGCACGGCGTGGCCGAGGTGTCGGTCGTCAAGGTGCTCTCCCCCGCCTGGTCCACGGACGACATCAGCGCGGACGGCAGGCGCAAGCTGGCGGAGTTCGGGATAGCCCCGCCGCGGCCGACCGCCGTGGACGGTCCCGTTCCGCTCACGCTCACGGTGCGCTGTCCGCACTGCGGTTCCACGGACACGGAGCTGCTGAGCCGCTTCTCCTCCACCGCGTGCAAGGCGCTGCGCCGCTGTGTCGGCTGCCGCGAACCGTTCGACCACTTCAAGGAGCTGTAG
- a CDS encoding TrmH family RNA methyltransferase, with translation MSDDEASRAVRQWSEAAPDAVLLDGFHALKHALRFGADVRVAVTSDKEAALALADSLADDVTDRIRDLVVEVPGQTLRKLVPRVHPTEVASLATRRSRQANLAGLVRLPRTSPIVVLDNPRNLGNVGAVVRLAAGFGATGVVTTGDVDPWHPNAVRAGAGLHFATAVERLPFDDLPPGPMYALDPEGEDIRSVAIPGDALLVFGSERHGVSPELRSRATELLALPMRPQVSSYNLATSVAMALFHWGGPQDDALLSGPAV, from the coding sequence ATGAGCGATGACGAGGCCTCGAGGGCTGTACGGCAGTGGAGTGAGGCCGCACCTGACGCTGTGCTGCTTGACGGCTTCCATGCGCTGAAACACGCGCTCCGTTTCGGAGCGGACGTACGAGTCGCAGTCACCAGCGACAAGGAAGCCGCCCTGGCGTTGGCCGATTCGCTCGCCGACGACGTGACGGACCGCATCAGGGATCTTGTCGTCGAGGTACCCGGGCAAACCCTGCGGAAACTGGTGCCGAGGGTTCACCCTACGGAGGTGGCCTCTCTGGCCACCAGGCGAAGCCGGCAGGCGAACTTGGCGGGGCTGGTTCGGTTGCCACGGACGTCACCGATCGTCGTTCTGGACAACCCGCGCAATCTTGGGAATGTCGGGGCCGTGGTTCGTCTGGCTGCCGGTTTCGGGGCGACAGGCGTCGTCACCACCGGTGACGTGGACCCCTGGCACCCCAACGCGGTGAGGGCGGGCGCGGGTCTCCACTTTGCGACCGCCGTCGAACGGCTTCCCTTCGACGATCTTCCACCAGGCCCGATGTATGCCCTGGACCCCGAGGGGGAGGACATCAGGTCTGTGGCCATCCCCGGTGACGCGCTGCTCGTGTTCGGCTCCGAGCGGCACGGGGTCTCGCCTGAGCTCCGAAGCCGGGCAACCGAACTGCTGGCCCTTCCCATGCGGCCCCAGGTGTCGAGCTACAACCTGGCGACCAGCGTGGCCATGGCTTTGTTCCACTGGGGAGGTCCCCAAGACGACGCATTGCTCTCCGGACCCGCTGTGTAA
- a CDS encoding 2Fe-2S iron-sulfur cluster-binding protein, which produces MFHPLRVSEVERLTDDSVAVTLTVPAELREAFRHTPGQHIAVRRTGANGEEIRRTYSICSPAAAAGEEAVLRVGIRLVDGGDFSSYALKELSAGDTLEVMQPTGRFVLEPRAGHFAAIVGGSGITPVLSMAATLLAREPEARFCLVRGDRTAASTMFLDEVADLKDRYPDRFQLVTALSREEQQAGLPSGRLDRERLTGLLPALLDVPEVDGWFLCGPYGLVQGAEQALRELGVQRSRIHEEIFHVDDVPTPAPVAAPVHSRLTATLDGRSGSWPVEEGESLLETVLRARSDAPYACKGGVCGTCRAFVVSGEVRMDRNFALEPEETEAGYVLACQSHPVTSDVELDFDR; this is translated from the coding sequence ATGTTCCATCCGCTCCGAGTCAGCGAGGTCGAGCGGCTCACGGACGATTCCGTGGCCGTCACCCTCACGGTGCCCGCCGAGCTCCGTGAGGCCTTCCGCCACACACCGGGCCAGCACATCGCCGTCCGCCGCACGGGAGCGAACGGCGAGGAGATCCGCCGTACGTACTCGATCTGCTCCCCGGCCGCCGCTGCCGGGGAGGAGGCCGTGCTGCGCGTGGGCATCAGGCTGGTCGACGGCGGCGACTTCTCCTCCTACGCCCTCAAGGAGCTCTCGGCCGGCGACACGCTCGAGGTCATGCAGCCGACGGGCCGGTTCGTCCTGGAGCCGCGCGCCGGCCACTTCGCGGCGATCGTCGGCGGCAGCGGAATCACCCCGGTCCTCTCGATGGCGGCAACGTTGCTGGCAAGGGAGCCGGAAGCCAGGTTCTGTCTGGTCCGCGGCGACCGTACGGCGGCCTCCACGATGTTCCTGGACGAGGTGGCCGATCTCAAGGACCGCTATCCGGACCGCTTTCAGCTGGTGACGGCGCTGTCCCGGGAGGAGCAGCAGGCAGGGCTGCCCTCGGGCCGGCTCGACCGGGAGCGGCTGACGGGTCTGCTGCCCGCTCTGCTCGATGTGCCGGAGGTGGACGGCTGGTTCCTGTGCGGGCCCTACGGCCTGGTCCAGGGCGCCGAGCAGGCGCTGCGCGAGCTGGGCGTCCAGCGGAGCCGCATCCACGAAGAGATCTTCCATGTGGACGACGTGCCCACCCCCGCCCCGGTCGCGGCGCCCGTGCACAGCAGGCTGACGGCCACGTTGGACGGACGCTCCGGTTCCTGGCCCGTGGAGGAGGGCGAGTCGCTGCTGGAAACGGTGTTGCGCGCCCGCTCCGACGCTCCGTACGCCTGCAAGGGCGGAGTATGCGGGACATGCCGGGCCTTCGTGGTGTCGGGCGAGGTCAGGATGGACCGGAACTTCGCCCTCGAGCCGGAGGAGACGGAAGCCGGCTATGTGCTGGCCTGCCAGTCCCATCCGGTGACCTCGGACGTGGAACTGGATTTCGACCGCTGA
- a CDS encoding DUF5819 family protein, translated as MDSYDGDGAEGAGAVPPVVPGAIRDSGSSGGPHRRGVATGEGATGDPGTTTTVRPPDDATGAGDPGEAPLRERPSGGIAALSLPYQVVAAVALGLVAVLACVHLAMVFLHVAPSNTLTKQHGKGIDEWIYPEFEQNWKLFAPNPLQQNIAVQVRAEVAGRDGSRRTSDWIDLSAEDGEAIRGNLLPSHVHQNELRRGWDFYSNSHTDDNKPNGLRGQLSERYVRRIVMTRLDKNDLGGRVERIQLRSTTRSVKAPPWSREKIDTRPYYRVLPWWTVTTADLPLDVRNGAGDKEAGR; from the coding sequence ATGGACTCGTACGACGGCGACGGCGCCGAGGGCGCCGGAGCGGTTCCGCCCGTCGTGCCGGGCGCGATACGTGATTCGGGCAGCTCAGGCGGTCCGCACCGGCGCGGTGTGGCGACCGGTGAGGGCGCGACCGGTGACCCGGGAACGACCACGACTGTCCGCCCCCCGGACGACGCGACCGGCGCCGGCGACCCGGGCGAGGCACCGCTCCGGGAGCGCCCGTCCGGCGGTATCGCGGCCCTGTCCCTCCCCTACCAGGTCGTGGCCGCGGTCGCCCTCGGGCTCGTCGCCGTCCTCGCATGCGTCCACCTGGCCATGGTGTTCCTGCACGTCGCGCCGTCGAACACGCTGACCAAGCAGCACGGCAAGGGGATCGACGAGTGGATCTACCCCGAGTTCGAGCAGAACTGGAAGCTCTTCGCGCCCAACCCGCTCCAGCAGAACATCGCGGTCCAGGTGCGCGCCGAGGTCGCCGGACGTGACGGCAGCCGCCGGACGAGCGACTGGATCGACCTCTCGGCCGAGGACGGCGAGGCGATCCGGGGCAACCTCCTCCCCAGCCATGTGCACCAGAACGAACTCCGCAGGGGCTGGGACTTCTACAGCAACTCGCACACGGACGACAACAAGCCCAACGGTCTGCGCGGTCAGCTCTCCGAGCGCTACGTCCGCCGCATCGTGATGACGCGCCTGGACAAGAACGACCTGGGCGGACGCGTAGAGCGCATCCAGCTCCGCTCCACCACCCGCTCCGTCAAGGCGCCTCCGTGGAGCCGCGAGAAGATCGACACCCGCCCGTACTACCGGGTGCTCCCGTGGTGGACCGTGACCACCGCCGATCTGCCCCTCGACGTGCGCAACGGCGCGGGCGACAAGGAGGCGGGACGGTGA
- a CDS encoding rhodanese-like domain-containing protein: MNFAQLPSVDAASVPAGGLVLDVREDDEWAAGHVEGAVHIPISDFVARFGEVTEAVAGGRRAYVMCRVGGRSAQVTQYLVQQGIDAVNIDGGMQAWDAAGRPMVTDSGDPAFVL; this comes from the coding sequence ATGAACTTCGCCCAGCTGCCCTCGGTGGACGCAGCTTCCGTGCCTGCCGGCGGTCTGGTGCTCGACGTCCGGGAGGACGACGAGTGGGCGGCCGGCCATGTCGAGGGCGCGGTGCACATTCCGATCAGCGACTTCGTGGCCCGCTTCGGTGAGGTCACCGAGGCCGTGGCGGGCGGCCGGCGGGCCTATGTGATGTGCCGGGTGGGCGGCCGCTCCGCCCAGGTCACCCAGTACCTGGTGCAGCAGGGCATCGACGCGGTGAACATCGACGGCGGGATGCAGGCCTGGGACGCCGCCGGCCGTCCGATGGTCACGGACAGCGGCGACCCGGCCTTCGTGCTCTAG